The DNA region CTATGCAGGGCGTGACTACATTTTTGAGGAAATGGACGGACTGAAGTTTAAAATCGGTGCGAAATCTTTCTACCAGACCAATTCTGGACAGGCACATGAACTGTATAAAATTACCCGAGAATTTGCTGGCTTTACCGGTGATGAACTGGTTTATGACCTGTATACCGGTGCAGGCACCATAGCGAACTTTGTGGCAGGAAGTGTAAAACAGGTAGTAGGCATCGAATATGTGCCTACAGCCATTGAAGATGCTAAATTCAATTCTGAGCTGAACGGCATCAACAATACGATCTTTTATGCCGGGGATATGAAGGACATCCTGACAAGGGAATTTATAGCCGCACATGGTAAGCCGGATGTGGTGATCACAGACCCGCCAAGGGCAGGAATGCATGCTGATGTAGTGGAGCGGCTACTGGAAATGGAAGCAGAAAAGATCGTTTATGTGAGCTGTAATGCGGCTACACAGGCGCGCGATCTGGCCCTGCTGAAAGAAAAATATGAAGTGGTAAGGATTAAACCGGTAGACATGTTTCCGCATACCCAACATGTAGAAAATGTAGTATTGCTAAAGTTGAATAGTGTGAATTAATTATAAGTACTGAAATGGATATTGAAGAATTGATGCCACAACAGCCTGAAGAGGATAAGTCCGCACTAAAAAAGAGCCCGCTCATCAGTCTGGAAAAAGACCTGGGACTCTATGCCGATTCAATCAAAGAGGTGGCCGTTGAAATTATGGTGGAAGGCATTTCTGCCAATCCGATCTTTGTGGCGCACCAGCACACGGTAAGTATAGGTGAAATGATTTTAGACCGAAGTGAGTTGAATACCGAATGGACCATACAGGCTTCCACGCTGGAAGAGTTTATAGAGAAAGGCATTATCAATCCAGAAAAAAAAGCCTTGTTTTTGAAGAGTTACAAACGGCCGGAGGATTATATGTGCGTATTTGTAATTGTACCGGAAGGAGCCAATTTTATCTATTACCCCTATAAGGCCAAACAGTAATAACTGCTCCTAAAAAAGAAATCCCTATCCGGGCAAACTTGGATAAGGATTACTAAAAAACTATTGATTAGACGCTGCTGAGTCCGAAAGGTTTCAAGATTCGGAAAATATTTTTTATTATTTGAATATGAACCTTAAAATCGTTCTTTTTGCAGTATAAAACAAGGTGTAAAAATGGCAGGATCTCAATTACTTATTCTGGATAAAAAGCAGATACAGCAAAAAATAAACAGGATTGCTTACCAGATACTGGAAGATAACCTTTCTGAAAAGGAAGTGGTACTGGCAGGGATATGGGACAGGGGATATAAACTGGCTGTGCGCCTGAAAAAGGTATTGTCCAAGATATCTGAGCTAAAGGTCACCATGCTTAAAATTGAGCTGGACAGGCAAAACAGTAAACTGGTTGCCAATACAGACCTGGACGAAACGCACTGGAGAAATAAAGTTATCATTCTGGTAGATGATGTGCTGAACAGCGGCAAGACACTTGCCTATGGCCTGGGCGTTTTCCTGAATACCCCACATAAAAAGATCAGAACAGTGGTATTGGTAGATAGGAGTCATAAAATCTTTCCGATTGCTACAGACTATGTTGGTTTGGAGCTGGCAACAGTGCTAAAAGAGCATGTGGATGTGGTAATGGACGTGGAAGGTGAGGAAGACCGGGTTTATTTAAGCTAATGGTTTGCATTTAAAGCAAAATTTTCTCATTTTAGAGGGATGCACAAGTCCCATAAAAACAGTTTTGTTTTTGGCTTCTTTTCCTGGTATATCAGGTATATCATAAAAAGGGACTTTTCTGCTTATACTTTTAACAACTTTAAGATCAACAAAAATGAAGCTGTATTGCTGCTGGCTAATCATTTCAGCTGGTGGGACGGCTTTTTAATGTTTCAGTTGAACAGGTTACTCTTTAAAAAGGAATTTCATGTACTGGTGACCGAAGAAGATTATAAAAAGCATTGGTTCCTGAAATATGTCGGTGCTTTTGCCGCCGAGGGCAAAGGCAAGGATGTAGTGGAAACGCTGTTGTACGCGGGAGAATTGCTGAATGATCCGGATCGCCTGGTATTGGTGTTCCCACAGGGTAAACTGTATTCCGTTTACCAGAGCAATATCGCTTTTGAGAAGGGGGTGATGCAGCTTGTAAATGCCTCGAAGAAAAAGTTTCAGATTATTTTTGCGGCTAACCTGGTCGACTTTTCTGCCAGAAAACCTATAGTGCAGACCTGCCTGAACAGCTGGGAAGCAGAAGAATACATGAGCCTTCAGTTGCTCAAAAGTGAGTACAATAAACATTATACCGAAGCCATAAAAGCCCAAAATAAGGTTGCGGTATGATGGTATTTATCTACGCCGTGCTGATTTTCCTCGTGCTGAGGTTTTCCGTTACTTTATTTAATTTTCTATCTAACCCAAAGCTGGGCTATTATGGAAAGCATTTTACCGATAAAGTTTCCATTATCATTGTAGCGGATCACTCGGGCGCTAATGTGCAGGGGCTGCTGGACTCCATAGAACAGCAGGATTACATACATATTGAGGTATTGGTTCAGGGTCATGAAAGTGAAACTGAACTGGCCGCCAGGGCTAGCGGCAGGTACCTGCTGTTTCTGGACGCGGCTACAACCATCCATCGTGGTCTGATTAACAGTTTGGTGTATAGGACAAAGGTCTTTAACCTGGCTGTGCTGGGCGTGCTTCCTACCCTTAAGCCTTCCAATGTTTTGGAATACTGTATTTATCCCTTGAATTATTTTGTGTTATTAAACCTGTTGCCCCTAAGGCTCGTCAGATTGAGTGACCTCCCGGCGTTTGCTGCAGGAAGCAGTGACTGCCTTTTTTTTGATGCCTCCGTTTATAAGGGATATAACTGGCACAGACAGTTTGGGAAACCTGGCTGGACAGGTACAGACATGATAAAGCTGGTGAAACAGCAACAACTGAAAGCTGAGGTATTGCTGGGGAATAGGTTCGTTTACAGTAATCCGGGTGTAAAAGATTTGGAAGGCCTGGCCGCGCGTCTGCTGGCAAACTTTGGAAGCAACATTTTTGTGGCGCTGATTTACCTGTCATTGGTAATTGCAGGGCCATTGTTTGTACTGTTCAATTTTGATCTTGCTCTTGCCGCGCTGCCGATAGGACTAATCTTTTTGTCGAGAATTATGATTGCCTTCCTAACTGCCCAGAAACCATTTTTTAATGTGCTGCTGCACCCAATTCAAATGCTTTTGCTGTTTGTATTGCTGTTAAAAGGAATCTGGATGCGCATGTTGGGCTCAATTAAAACGAAGAAATAGGAATATCAAACAGTTTTTGCGTAATTTTGTTGCAGCTCAAAAAGGATGTCAAATGAAATACGATTTAGCTGTAACTATAGATAAGGCCTCGGGCTTTTGCTTTGGGGTTGTTTATGCAATAGATATGGCAGAAGATATACTGGACCATGAGGATCACCTGTATTGCCTGGGGGATATCGTACACAACGATGAAGAGGTCAAACGGTTGACCGATAAAGGGCTGCGCATTATAGACCATGAGCAACTCAAAGAATTGCATAAAGAGAAGGTGCTGATCCGTGCGCATGGTGAAGCCCCCTCCACTTATCAGCTGGCGCTCGAAAACGAACTCACCCTGATCGATGCTTCCTGCCCGGTTGTGCTGAAATTGCAAAACAGGATCAAGAACTCTCATGATGAAAAGGAACAGATCCTGATATTTGGAAAACACGGTCATGCTGAGGTGATTGGTTTGCAGGGGCAAACTGATGGAAAAGCCATAGTTTTTCAGGATATCGCTGAGTTGGACAATGTAGAACTGCCTTCCGGTTTTACCCTTTACAGCCAGACTACTAAAAGTACAGATAAATTTTACAGCATCAAGGATGAACTGATCAGCAGGGGATATGAAGTAAAGGCAAACGATACCATTTGCAGGCAGGTATCTAACCGTTACAGCGATCTGGAGAAGTTTGTGGCCAATTACGATAAGATCTTGTTTGTTTCGGGAAAAAAATCGTCAAATGGCAAGGTGCTGTATGATGTTTGCAAAAAATTCAACGATCAGTCCTATTTCATTTCCAACGTTGATGAAATTGACATGAACTGGTTTGCACCTAACGATAAAGTTGGGATTTGCGGGGCAACATCTACACCTATGTGGCTGATGGAGGAGGTTAAGGCCTATCTGCTTCATCATTAAAAAGTAATTATTCCTTTTCTGATCAACGAGAGAACCTATTAATGGATGTATTAGTTAATTTTGCTGGATAATTATGGGAAAAAAGGGTGTACTGCTAGTGAATTTAGGAACTCCGGACAGTCCGGAAGTTAGTGATGTACGAAAATATCTTGATCAGTTTTTGATGGATGAACGGGTAATAGATATAAATATCGTTAACCGGACCTTATTGGTTAAAGGTATTATTGTTCCCTTTCGCAGTCCGAAAACTTCTAAATTATACAAAGAAATCTGGGATGAAAACGGTTCGCCGCTGTTGTATTTCAGCAAAATCCAGGCCGCCATGGTTCAGGAGCAGTTGGGAGAGAATTATCACGTTGAACTTGCCATGCGCTACCAGAACCCCTCCATTTCATCGGCATTAGCTAAAATGAAAACGGCTTTGGTGGAAAGCATCAGGGTGATTCCATTGTTCCCACAGTACGCGTCAGCCAGTACAGGTTCTGTGATTCAGCTGGTAATGGAGATCGTTAGCAAATGGGCAACCATTCCTCCTGTGACCTTTGTAAACTCTTTTCACAACAATGAGCTGATGATCGAAACCTTTGCAGAAAATGCAAGGAAATATCAGCCGGAAACCTTTGATCATATCCTGTTTAGTTTTCACGGATTGCCCGAACGTCAATTGCTGAAATGCGATCATACGGGTAGTTATTGTCTGAAAAAGAAGGACTGTTGCGATACACTTAACGATACCAATAAATTCTGCTATTCCGCACAGGGGCATGATACTGCAAGATTGATTGCAGCTAAGTTGAATATTGCCAGGGAAGATTATACGGTTTGTTTTCAGTCGCGCCTGGGCAAGGAGCCCTGGGTTCAGCCTTATACTACCGATGTTTTAAAGAAGCTGGCTGCAGAAGGAAAGAAGCGGCTCCTGGTATTTAGTCCGGCTTTTGTCGCCGACTGTCTGGAGACCATTTATGAGATTACTGTAGAGTATCAAGAAGAGTTTAAGGCGCTCGGTGGGGAGCATGTTCAATTGGTGGAAAGCCTGAATGATGATCCTAAATTTATTGAAGCCCTGGTAGAGATGGCTAAGGCTTAAAATACCCCGATAAAAAATTCACGATCTGATCGGTAGCGCCGGTTTTTGCATTCACATAATCTTTAGCAATAAGGCCTGCCTCTTTATTTTTGCCGAGCTCATTAAAGGCTGTCGACAGTTCATCCCAGTTGCTGATGCTTTTTGCAGCACCAAGTGCAATCAGGTCTTTTGCTTCCTGGAACTTATCGTACCGCGGGCCAAATATAACCGGAATGCCAAATGCTGCTGCTTCGAGTGTGTTGTGGATGCCCGCCCCGAACCCGCCGCCGATATAAGCAATTTTCCCATAAGCATAGAGCGCAGACAATAAACCTATATTATCGATAATGAGCACCTGTTGATTACCAACAGCAGCATTAGTTGTTTTTTGCAGTGCAGAATATTTTACCGCTTCAGGAAATAGCTTTTCTATTTCGTTGATGTGGGTTTCGCCAATTTCATGAGGTGCAACGATAAATTTCCAATCGGGATGTGCTTTACATAGCTTTGCAATGAGCTGCTCATCCGGAGGCCAGGTACTTCCCGCAACCAAAACAGGTTGTGTTCCACAAAACGATTGAACGAGATCTAGTTTTTTTGCAGAACGGGCATGCGCTGCCACGCGATCAAACCTGGTGTCTCCGCTTAGGGTGGCATTTTGAATGCCTATGGTTTTGAGCAAGGTCATACTTTCCTGATTTTGTAAAAAGAAGTGGTTTACGAAGGTCAGCATCTTTCGATGAAAGCCACCATAAGGCTTAAAAAAGACCTGGCCCGGACGGAAGATGCCGGAGATGATCAGCAGTGGGATATTGTTTTTATTTAATTCGCTGAAGTAATAGTACCAGTATTCGTATTTGGTAAAAATGGCCAGTTCGGGGTTAATGGCCGCAATTAATTTCTTTGCATTGGAAGCGGTATCCAGAGGCAGGTAAAAGATGCCGTCGGCAAGTGCATAGTTTTTTCTGATCTCATAGCCTGAGGGCGAGAAAAAAGTGATGACAATCTTCTTTTCAGGATACTGTTCCTTTATTTTTTCCAGAACAGAGCGGCCCTGTTCAAATTCGCCCAGTGAAGCGAAATGAAACCAGATGTGTTTTTGCCTATTGTCTATTTTTTGCGCTATCCGGGCAAAAATATTTCGCCTGCCTTGGATAAAAAGTGATGCTTTGGTGTTAAAAGTAGAAAAGATCCTGATTAATAGTGCATAAAGTTGGATACCGATGTTATAAAGCCAAAGCATTTTGTATGTTTATTTATTATCTTAGCCGAAGATACTTTAATATAACTAAAACAGGATAATATATGAGTTTATCGTGCTGTAGCAGGGGGCAAAAATAAGGTTTCTGCCGCATGATTCACTCCTCACTTTTAAAACAAAAAATAGAAAATGAAAATAGCCGTTATAGGAACCGGGTACGTAGGTTTAGTTACAGGTACCTGTTTATCTGAAACAGGGAACAATGTGATCTGTGTAGACATCAATGAGACCAAAGTGCAGCAAATGCAGGCTGGTGTGGTGCCGATCTATGAACCCGGACTGGATGTATTATTCCACAGGAACATTGCCCAGGGACGGCTTACTTTTACCACCGACCTTGCCCATGCAGTTAAAGAAGCTCAGATCATCTTTATGGCGCTGCCTACGCCTCCGGGAGGAGATGGTGCTGCCGATCTTTCTTACATTCTGGGAGCGGCAAAAGACATTTCCAAACTGGTAACCAGTTATAAAGTTATTGTCAATAAATCTACCGTTCCGGTAGGTACGGCCGATAAGGTGCAGGCTGTTTTTGCCGCCCATACGGATGTGGAAATTGATGTGGTATCTAACCCTGAGTTCTTGCGTGAAGGTGTTGCTGTAGAGGATTTCATGAAGCCTGACCGGGTGGTTATCGGTACCAGGAGTGAAAGGGCACAAAAGCTGATGAATGAACTGTACGGACCTTATGTAAGACAGGGGAACCCGATTCTGTTTATGGACGAGCGTTCATCGGAGCTGACAAAATATGCCGCCAATTCTTTCCTGGCCACCAAGATCACTTTTATGAACGAAGTGGCCAATCTTTGCGAGATCGTGGATGCAGACGTTGACGCTGTACGTAAAGGTATCGGCTCGGATGCCAGGATTGGCAAACGTTTCCTGTTCCCTGGAATAGGATACGGTGGAAGCTGTTTTCCTAAAGATGTGCAGGCCCTGGCCAAATCTGCTGATGAACACAATTATGATTTCCAGATTTTAAGGTCTGTGATGCAGGTGAATGAAAAGCAAAAAACCATTATTGTTGACAAACTGCTTAAATATTACAAAGGTGATTTAAAGGGTAAACACTTTGCGTTATGGGGCTTGGCCTTTAAACCTGAAACAGATGATATCCGTGAGGCACCGGCATTGTATATCATTGACGAACTGGTGAGACAGGGAGCTACTGTTACTGCTTTTGATCCTGAAGGTATGGCCAATGTAAAAGGTCTTATCGGGGATAAAATAAAATATGCGGAGAACCAGTACGAAGCATTGATTGGTGCGGATGCCTTGCTGATTGCTACAGAATGGTCTGTTTTCAGGAACCCTGATTTTGAGAAAATGGAAGAGAGCCTGAGCAATAAGGTGATTTTTGACGGCCGTAATTTATATGACTTGCAAAAAATGATTGACCTGGGATATTATTATAATAGTGTTGGCCGTAAGCTTATATATAACTAATGAAAAGAAAAAGAGTTTTAATTACCGGGGCAGCGGGTTTTCTGGGATCACATTTGTGTGACAGGTTTATCAAAGAAGGTTATCATGTAATTGGAATGGACAATCTGATTACAGGAGATATGCAGAATATCCAGCATTTGTTCGGACTGGAGAATTTTGAATTCGCCCATCACGATGTTTCTAAATATGTATATGTTGCAGGCGAACTGGATTATATTCTTCATTTTGCATCACCAGCAAGTCCGATTGACTATTTAAAAATTCCTATACAAACCCTTAAAGTGGGGTCTTTGGGCACACACAATCTGCTTGGGCTTGCAAAAAATAAAAATGCTAGGATGTTGATTGCTTCTACATCTGAAGTATATGGTGATCCGAGTGTAAACCCGCAACCTGAAGAATACTGGGGCAATGTTAACCCTGTTGGGCCTAGAGGTGTCTACGATGAAGCGAAACGTTTTCAGGAGGCAATGACCATGGCCTATCATACTTTTCATGGTTTGGAAACCCGTATTGTAAGGATATTTAATACCTACGGACCAAGGATGCGCCTGAATGACGGCCGGGTGTTGCCTGCTTTTATTGGCCAGGCTTTACGTGGGGAAGATCTAACTGTATTTGGTGATGGTTCACAGACCCGCTCATTCTGCTATGTGGATGACCTGATAGAAGGAATTTACCGTTTGCTACTGAGCGATTATGCCCTGCCGGTTAATATTGGGAACCCTGACGAGATCACCATTAAACAATTTGGCGAGGAGATCATCAAATTAACAGGCACGAGTCAGAAACTGGTGTTGAAAGATTTGCCGGTTGATGATCCTAAGCAACGCAGGCCGGACATTACCAAGGCCAGATCCATATTGGGCTGGGAACCCAAAGTAAGTAGGGCCGAAGGCTTAAAAATTACCTATGAATATTTTAAATCGTTACCACAGGAGGCTTTGACAAATAAGGAACATAAAGATTTTACAGGATATAACCGTTAATAAGAGCATGTCAAAAATATTAGTAACCGGCGGAACCGGGTTTATTGGTTCACATACAGTAGTTGAATTGTACAATGCGGGCTATGAAGTGGTCATCGTTGATGATTTCTCTAATTCCAATCCCAAAATATTACAGCAGATAGAAACGATAACCGGCAATAAGCCCGAGTTTGTGCAGCTAGATCTTTGTGACGAAGCTAAGGTGAAGGATTTTGTTGCGAAAAACAGTGACATAAGCGGGGTAATCCATTTTGCTGCCTTTAAAGCTGTAGGGGAATCCGTGCAGCAGCCTTTAAAATATTACCGGAATAATTTTTATTCGCTGATTAATCTGATCCTGGCATTTGACAGTAAAGTTAACCTGGTATTTTCATCTTCCTGCACCGTATATGGGCAACCAGATGTGTTGCCTGTAACCGAAGATGCCCCGACCAAAAAAGCAGAATCGCCTTATGGCAATACCAAACAGATTGCAGAGGAGATTTTGCAGGAAACCTGCGCGGTAACCCCTGGCTTAAACGTAACTTCGTTACGTTATTTTAATCCTGTTGGTGCACACCATACCGCATTGATTGGTGAATTACCTATTGGTGTTCCGCAAAACCTGGTTCCTTTCATCACACAGTCGGCCATAGGTAAACGCGGGCCGATTACAGTGTATGGGGATGACTACAATACACCTGACGGTAGTGCTATCCGTGATTATATCCATGTGGTAGACCTGGCGAAAGCTCATGTAGCTGCAATCAGACGCCTGGAAAGCGGCAAAGCTACATCCAACTATGAAGTGTTTAACCTGGGTACCGGCAAAGGCTCTTCTGTGTTGGAGATCATTAAGGCTTTTGAGCAATCGACCGGTGTGAAGCTGAATTATACCATCGGTGCAAGAAGAGAGGGCGATATAGAAAAGGTTTGGGGAGACGTAAGCAAGTCGTCCAGGGATCTGGAATGGAAAGCTGAACTGGACCTGGCAGAGATGATGTCATCGGCCTGGAAATGGGAACAATACTTACAGGAAAATCCTTTTTAAATGTTGCTGAGCGAGCATGCAGCCCTGAAACTGGAAATCAAATCCCTTCCTGTAAAGGAAAAGGATAAGCTGCTGCTCAGGCTGATTGCTAAGGATAAAGTTTTAACTGAACATCTGCACTTTAAATTACTGGAAGATGAGCAGGATCTGGTCTTGCGCCAGGAAAAGCTAACGGTAATTATAGATGAAGGCATAGCAGCACTGTTGAACAGTCAGAAACCAAACTCAAAGGAAACTTTACTCCGGATGCGGAGGCTGAATGGTAATATAAATCACCATTTTAAAGTAACAAAGGACATTACCAGTGAACTGGAACTGAGGCTCTATTTGCTCAACCGGATTCCTGTTGAGTTTAATGAAAGTATTTTTTCGGCACTTTATAAGTTCAGCGAGAAACTGAACGTTTACTTTGTGAAGACAGCTGTTTCTTTGCTGAATAAATACCATAAGGTACATGAGGACCTGCAATTTGATTTGAAGGCTTCTGTAAATGAACTGTTGAATAAGATTTATAGCCATAAAACGGCAGGTATAGCCAAAGCGCTTGGTTTGCCGGATGAATTATAAATTATAAAACGAATAAAAACGATTGATACCAATGAAGAAAATATTAATAACAGGCGGGGCAGGATTTATCGGTTCCCATGTGGTACGCAGGTTTGTGAATAGCTATCCACAGTATGAGATTGTGAACCTGGACAAGTTGACTTATGCAGGAAACCTGGCCAATTTAACAGATATAGAAAGCAAACCAAACTACCGTTTCCTTAAGGCTGATATTACTGATGCCGCCGAGATCAATGAACTGTTTCAGCGCGAACAATTTGATGCAGTGATCCACCTGGCCGCGGAATCTCATGTTGATCGCTCAATTGCAGACCCGACAGCCTTTGTGATGACGAACGTGATTGGTACGGTTAACCTGCTGAATGCTGCGAGAGAATACTGGAAAGGCAATTACGACAGTAAGCGCTTTTACCATGTATCTACGGATGAGGTTTATGGTGCTTTGGGTGAAACCGGTATGTTTACCGAAACCACCGCCTACGATCCGCACAGTCCGTATTCTGCATCCAAAGCCTCTTCCGATCATTTTGTAAGGGCTTACCATGATACCTACGGATTGGACGTGGTGATCTCCAATTGCTCCAATAACTACGGATCGCACCATTTTCCGGAAAAGCTGATCCCGCTGGCAATCAACAACATCAAAAATAACCGCCCGGTACCGGTGTATGGTAAGGGAGAGAATGTACGCGACTGGCTTTGGGTGGTAGATCATGCCAGGGCAATCGATGTAATATTTCATCAGGCCAAAACCGGAGAGACCTATAACATTGGCGGGCATAACGAATGGAAAAACATAGACCTGATTCAGTTGTTATGCAAAATTATGGACAAGAAGCTGGGCCGGGAGGCAGGGACCTCAGCTAAGCTGATCACCTTTGTAACCGACAGGGCAGGGCATGACCTGCGTTATGCCATAGATTCTACCAAACTACAGGAAAAACTAAACTGGGTTCCGAGTTTACAGTTCGAGGAAGGGTTAGAAAAAACAGTAGACTGGTACCTGGAAAATGAAAAGTGGCTCTCTGATGTTACATCCGGTAACTATCAGGCGTATTATGAAACACAATACCACGGAAGATAAGCAAGAAAGGCCCTTTTAAAAGGGGCCTTTTTTATTCGTATCTTAATGCTTCTACAGGATCGAGCTTAGAGGCTTTTTTTGCCGGGTAGTAACCGGAAATAATTCCGACCAGTACGCAGAGTGCAAAGCCCCCGAAAATCCAGCCCCAGGGAATGATAAATGAACCTCCCATAAGCAGGGATATGGCATTTCCTATGGAGATGCCGAGGAATATCCCGAAAGCCCCCCCCATCAAACAGATCATTACTGCCTCAATAAGGAATTGCTTACGTATTACAGCCGGATTAGCCCCAATGGCCTTTCTGATACCAATTTCGCGTGTCCTTTCTGTTACTGATACCAGCATAATATTCATTAAACCGATCGATGCACCAATTAAAGTAATCACACCTATGGCTATGCCCCCCCAGACGATGTAACGCAGGTTTTCAAACAGGGTTTGCGCCATCGCATCACTCTTGGTGATTTCAAAGTTGTTCTGGTCGGTCACCTTTATTTTTCTGATGTTCCTGAACAGGGCAGTTGCTTCGCCAATAACATTATCAATGATGTCGTTGCCCGGAACAATTACTGTAATGGTATACGACGGGTTTGAACTGGAATTTATCAGCTTAGCTTTTTTGAGCGGTATGTAAACGGCACGGTCGCCGCTAAAACCCATACTCTGCCCTTTAGATACCAATACGCCAATAACTTTTAAGCGGGTGTTCCCCGCGTTAATGATCTGGTCAAGAGGAGATTGTTTTTTGAATAGCTTTTCTGCAACTTCACTGCCAATGATGCAGACGTTGTTCGCAGACAGCGACTCCGATAAACTGAAATTGCGCCCCTGTGCCAGTTCCAGTCCCTGCGAACTCAGGCCATTCTCATCTACGCCCTGCATGGTAATGTTGGGGTTTGTCTTTTGCGCACCAAATTTTACCGTAATTGCCCGGCTGGCAAAAACACTTACCGCAACTTTAGCA from Pedobacter africanus includes:
- the rfbB gene encoding dTDP-glucose 4,6-dehydratase — encoded protein: MKKILITGGAGFIGSHVVRRFVNSYPQYEIVNLDKLTYAGNLANLTDIESKPNYRFLKADITDAAEINELFQREQFDAVIHLAAESHVDRSIADPTAFVMTNVIGTVNLLNAAREYWKGNYDSKRFYHVSTDEVYGALGETGMFTETTAYDPHSPYSASKASSDHFVRAYHDTYGLDVVISNCSNNYGSHHFPEKLIPLAINNIKNNRPVPVYGKGENVRDWLWVVDHARAIDVIFHQAKTGETYNIGGHNEWKNIDLIQLLCKIMDKKLGREAGTSAKLITFVTDRAGHDLRYAIDSTKLQEKLNWVPSLQFEEGLEKTVDWYLENEKWLSDVTSGNYQAYYETQYHGR
- the hemH gene encoding ferrochelatase, whose amino-acid sequence is MGKKGVLLVNLGTPDSPEVSDVRKYLDQFLMDERVIDINIVNRTLLVKGIIVPFRSPKTSKLYKEIWDENGSPLLYFSKIQAAMVQEQLGENYHVELAMRYQNPSISSALAKMKTALVESIRVIPLFPQYASASTGSVIQLVMEIVSKWATIPPVTFVNSFHNNELMIETFAENARKYQPETFDHILFSFHGLPERQLLKCDHTGSYCLKKKDCCDTLNDTNKFCYSAQGHDTARLIAAKLNIAREDYTVCFQSRLGKEPWVQPYTTDVLKKLAAEGKKRLLVFSPAFVADCLETIYEITVEYQEEFKALGGEHVQLVESLNDDPKFIEALVEMAKA
- a CDS encoding UDP-glucose dehydrogenase family protein; this translates as MKIAVIGTGYVGLVTGTCLSETGNNVICVDINETKVQQMQAGVVPIYEPGLDVLFHRNIAQGRLTFTTDLAHAVKEAQIIFMALPTPPGGDGAADLSYILGAAKDISKLVTSYKVIVNKSTVPVGTADKVQAVFAAHTDVEIDVVSNPEFLREGVAVEDFMKPDRVVIGTRSERAQKLMNELYGPYVRQGNPILFMDERSSELTKYAANSFLATKITFMNEVANLCEIVDADVDAVRKGIGSDARIGKRFLFPGIGYGGSCFPKDVQALAKSADEHNYDFQILRSVMQVNEKQKTIIVDKLLKYYKGDLKGKHFALWGLAFKPETDDIREAPALYIIDELVRQGATVTAFDPEGMANVKGLIGDKIKYAENQYEALIGADALLIATEWSVFRNPDFEKMEESLSNKVIFDGRNLYDLQKMIDLGYYYNSVGRKLIYN
- a CDS encoding UDP-glucuronic acid decarboxylase family protein codes for the protein MKRKRVLITGAAGFLGSHLCDRFIKEGYHVIGMDNLITGDMQNIQHLFGLENFEFAHHDVSKYVYVAGELDYILHFASPASPIDYLKIPIQTLKVGSLGTHNLLGLAKNKNARMLIASTSEVYGDPSVNPQPEEYWGNVNPVGPRGVYDEAKRFQEAMTMAYHTFHGLETRIVRIFNTYGPRMRLNDGRVLPAFIGQALRGEDLTVFGDGSQTRSFCYVDDLIEGIYRLLLSDYALPVNIGNPDEITIKQFGEEIIKLTGTSQKLVLKDLPVDDPKQRRPDITKARSILGWEPKVSRAEGLKITYEYFKSLPQEALTNKEHKDFTGYNR
- a CDS encoding 1-acyl-sn-glycerol-3-phosphate acyltransferase, which produces MHKSHKNSFVFGFFSWYIRYIIKRDFSAYTFNNFKINKNEAVLLLANHFSWWDGFLMFQLNRLLFKKEFHVLVTEEDYKKHWFLKYVGAFAAEGKGKDVVETLLYAGELLNDPDRLVLVFPQGKLYSVYQSNIAFEKGVMQLVNASKKKFQIIFAANLVDFSARKPIVQTCLNSWEAEEYMSLQLLKSEYNKHYTEAIKAQNKVAV
- the galE gene encoding UDP-glucose 4-epimerase GalE, with translation MSKILVTGGTGFIGSHTVVELYNAGYEVVIVDDFSNSNPKILQQIETITGNKPEFVQLDLCDEAKVKDFVAKNSDISGVIHFAAFKAVGESVQQPLKYYRNNFYSLINLILAFDSKVNLVFSSSCTVYGQPDVLPVTEDAPTKKAESPYGNTKQIAEEILQETCAVTPGLNVTSLRYFNPVGAHHTALIGELPIGVPQNLVPFITQSAIGKRGPITVYGDDYNTPDGSAIRDYIHVVDLAKAHVAAIRRLESGKATSNYEVFNLGTGKGSSVLEIIKAFEQSTGVKLNYTIGARREGDIEKVWGDVSKSSRDLEWKAELDLAEMMSSAWKWEQYLQENPF
- a CDS encoding 3-deoxy-D-manno-octulosonic acid transferase; the encoded protein is MLWLYNIGIQLYALLIRIFSTFNTKASLFIQGRRNIFARIAQKIDNRQKHIWFHFASLGEFEQGRSVLEKIKEQYPEKKIVITFFSPSGYEIRKNYALADGIFYLPLDTASNAKKLIAAINPELAIFTKYEYWYYYFSELNKNNIPLLIISGIFRPGQVFFKPYGGFHRKMLTFVNHFFLQNQESMTLLKTIGIQNATLSGDTRFDRVAAHARSAKKLDLVQSFCGTQPVLVAGSTWPPDEQLIAKLCKAHPDWKFIVAPHEIGETHINEIEKLFPEAVKYSALQKTTNAAVGNQQVLIIDNIGLLSALYAYGKIAYIGGGFGAGIHNTLEAAAFGIPVIFGPRYDKFQEAKDLIALGAAKSISNWDELSTAFNELGKNKEAGLIAKDYVNAKTGATDQIVNFLSGYFKP
- a CDS encoding 4-hydroxy-3-methylbut-2-enyl diphosphate reductase, producing the protein MKYDLAVTIDKASGFCFGVVYAIDMAEDILDHEDHLYCLGDIVHNDEEVKRLTDKGLRIIDHEQLKELHKEKVLIRAHGEAPSTYQLALENELTLIDASCPVVLKLQNRIKNSHDEKEQILIFGKHGHAEVIGLQGQTDGKAIVFQDIAELDNVELPSGFTLYSQTTKSTDKFYSIKDELISRGYEVKANDTICRQVSNRYSDLEKFVANYDKILFVSGKKSSNGKVLYDVCKKFNDQSYFISNVDEIDMNWFAPNDKVGICGATSTPMWLMEEVKAYLLHH
- a CDS encoding phosphoribosyltransferase family protein — its product is MAGSQLLILDKKQIQQKINRIAYQILEDNLSEKEVVLAGIWDRGYKLAVRLKKVLSKISELKVTMLKIELDRQNSKLVANTDLDETHWRNKVIILVDDVLNSGKTLAYGLGVFLNTPHKKIRTVVLVDRSHKIFPIATDYVGLELATVLKEHVDVVMDVEGEEDRVYLS